GGCGTTTTATCGCTTTGCGCGGGCGGCCGACGATGTTGCCGATAATGCGACGGTCGATGCGGGCGAGCGGCTGGCTGTATTGACGGAGATGCGCGCGACTTTGGCTGGGACCAGCGATGTCAGTTCCGAAGCGCGTGCCTTGCGTGAGACGTTGAGCGAGCGGGGTTTGTCGCCAAGGCACGGCCTGGATCTGCTGACCGCGTTCGAGCGCGATTGCCGGGTCAATCGTTGCCGGGACTGGGACGATCTGATCGATTATTGCCGGTATTCGGCGATGCCGGTCGGACGCTATGTGCTCGACGTTCATGGGGAGTCGCGGGATTGCTGGCCAGCTTCGGACAGTCTGTGTGCGGCGCTTCAGGTTATCAATCACTTGCAGGATTGCGGCAAGGATTACCGGGCGATCGACCGGGTTTATGTGCCGTTGGATACGTTGGCCAAACATGGCGCGGTGGTCCGTGACCTTGGCGCGTCGGTCGCCACGCCGCAATTGCGTAGCGTCATCGTGGCGCTTGCCGAACGAACCGATGATCTGCTGGCCCGGTCGGCGGGGTTCGCATCGCAGATTAAGGATCGGCGGCTTGCGGTCGAGGTGGCGATCATCCACCGGCTTGCGGTCAGTCTGAACAATCGCCTGAAAACGCGGGATCCATTGTCGGAGCGGGTTCACCATTCGAAGCCAGAGGCTTTGGGGCTGGCGGTGATGGCTGCGCTGTCGCAAATGGTCGGCCGATGAACGATATGACCGCAACCCCTTCGCTGCAGGCGCAAGTCTCCGGCAGTTCGTTTTATGCCGGAATGCGCGTGCTGCCAAAGGCGGAGCGCGAGGCGATGTACGCGATTTATGCGTTCTGCCGCGCGGTCGATGACATTGCCGATGATGAGCAGGGTAGCCGGGCAGAACGCGCGGTCGCACTCGAAGCATGGCGGACGGATATCGAGGCGCTGTACGCTGGCGGAGCACCGGGACGCGCTGCGCTGGTTACCGATGCGGTGGCGCGATTCGGGCTGAAAAAGGCGGATTTCCTGGCCGTGATCGATGGCATGGCGATGGATGTTGCGGGCGATATTCGCTGGCCTTCGCTCGAAATTCTTGATCTCTATTGCGACCGGGTGGCGTCCGCAGTCGGGCGATTGTCGGTGCGGATTTTCGGGATGGACGAAGCGCCCGGCATCGAACTGGCCTTTCACCTTGGCCGTGCGCTGCAACTGACGAACATATTGCGCGACATTGATGAGGATGCAGCGATCGGGCGGGTCTATCTGCCGGCCGAGCCATTGCTGGCGGCACGGATCGTCTTCACGACGCCGATTGAGGTGGTGAACGATCCCCGGATAGAGGGTGCGTGCCGCGAACTCGCAAAGCTGGCGCATCGGCATTATGAGGCCGCGAACGCCATATTGGCACGGCGGCCATCGGGGCATTTGATCGCGCCACGGTTGATGGCTGCCGTTTATGCGAAGATCTTGCGCCAGATGGAGGCGGCGAGCTGGGCCGCGCCGCGCGAACGCATCCGGGTGAATAAGGCGATGCTGTTGCTGACGGTGTTGCGCCTGAGCCTGCTTCGGTGAGCAGACGCGCATGGGTAGTCGGTGCGGGGCTGGCGGGATTGTCCGCTGCGGTCGAACTGACGCGCGCCGGGTTTGCCGTGGATGTAGCCGATAGCGCGGCGCAGGCGGGCGGGCGGTGCCGGAGTTATCATGATCCGCAGCTTGGACGGGTGATCGACAACGGCAATCATCTGGTGCTGTCGGGGAATGAGGCGGTTGTCGGGTATTTGCAGAGCATCGGTGCAGAGGGCGCGCTGAGTGGGCCTGATGATGCCGAGTTTGATTTCGTGGACCGGGCGAGTGGCGAGCGCTGGTCTTTCCGACCGAATGCAGGACGCGTGCCGTGGTGGGTTTTTGCCAAATCCAGGCGCGTGCCGGGGACGAGTGCTGCGGATTATCTGCGGCTCGGGGCATTAATGTCTGGCGGGCGGGGGAAACCGTGGCCGATCGCGTGGCGACTACGGGGCGAGTTTGGGATCGGCTGATGGAGCCCGTTTTGCTGGCGGCATTGAACACCGCGCCCGCTGAAGGATCGGCGAAACTGACCGCGAATCTGTTGCGGCAATCGATGGCGCGTGGTGGCCGGGCGATGCGACCGCGTGTTGCCGAGCCGACTTTGGCGGCGGCGTTCGTCGATCCTGCTCTGGCGTGGCTGGGCGCGCACGGAGCCAGTGTTGCGCTGGGAAGGCGGTTGCGGTCGGTGCGGTTCGAGGGCGATGCTTTGGTGGCCCTTGATTTTGGTGAGGGCGGGATTGCGGTTACAGCGGATCAGCCGGTGGTGCTGTCCGTGCCGCCGTGGGTTGCGGCCAGCCTTGTGCCTGAACTGACGGTACCCGACGATTTCCGCGCGATCGTGAACGCGCATTTTGCTTTTGTGCCGCCGCCGGGGACGCCTGCGATGATCGGGGTTATCGGCGGGCTGGCAGAATGGATATTTGCTTTTCCCGGCCGGATTTCGGTGACGGTCAGCGCGGCGGATCATCTGGTCGACCGTGATCGGGCGGCACTGGCGGCGGAGTTCTGGGCGGATATTGCGGCGGTTCACGGACTGCCGACCGATTTGCCGCGGTGGCAAATCGTGAAGGAAAAGCGCGCGACTTTTGTCGCGACGCCCGAGCAGGATGCCAAGCGTCCGGGCGCTAAAACGCGGTGGCGGAACCTGTTTCTGGCGGGCGACTGGACACAGACCGGGCTGCCAGCAACGATCGAGGGAGCTTTGCGCTCTGGTGTAACCGCGGCAGGCTTGGCGGGTTCGCTACGAGTAGGTTAGGGGCTAGCGATGGCGACCCTGATTGAACCAACCGATATCCTCGGCGCGGCCGATGCCTGTGCAAAGCGCGCCGCCGATGCGCTGGCCGCGTTGCAGCGGGACGACGGGCACTGGGTGTTCGAACTGGAAGCCGATGCGACCATCCCGGCTGAATATGTCCTGCTGAAACATTATCTGGGTGAGCCACGCGATGCTGTGCTTGAGGGCAAGATCGCGCGCTATCTTCGGCGGATACAGGCCGATCATGGCGGCTGGCCGTTGTTTGCCGGTGGCGCGTTCGACATCAGCGCGACGGTAAAAGCCTATTATGCGCTGAAGATGATCGGCGACGATGTGGATGCAGCGCACATGACGCGCGCGCGGACGGCGATCCGTGCGGCGGGTGGTGCGGAAGCGGTCAATGTGTTCACGCGCATTCAGTTGGCGCTGTTCGGAGCAGGGCCGTGGCGGGCCGTGCCGACACTGCCTGTCGAGTTGATCCTGTTGCCGCGCTGGTTCCCGATCCATTTGTCGAAGATGTCCTATTGGGCGCGGACAGTGATTGTGCCGCTGCTGGTGCTGGCAGCCAAAAAGCCCGTCGCACGCAACGTGACTGGCGTGTTGGTCGATGAGCTTTATGTCGGCAGGCGGGTCCGGCCAGAGAGCAAAGCCCAGGGCACGAAACGCGGTTGGACGTTGTTTTTCGACGGGCTGGATGTGGTTCTGAAGGGGGTCGAGCCGCTCTGGCCGAAACGCCTTCGCGCACGTGCCGTGGCGGCTTGCGTGACGTTCGTGACCGAGCGGTTGAACGGCGAGGATGGGCTGGGCGCGATCTATCCGGCCATGGCGAACAGCGTGATGATGTTCGATTGCCTTGGGCTCGCGGAGAACCATCCGGACCGGGCAATCGCGCGGGCGTCGCTCGACAAGTTGCTCGTTGTCGGAGAGGATGAGGCCTATTGTCAGCCGTGCGTATCGCCGGTGTGGGACACCGCACTGGCCGCTCATGCGATGATGGAGGCGGGGGGCGATGATGCCGAGGCGCGCGCGGATGCCGCGCTGGCGTGGCTGAAACCGTTGCAGGTGCTGGATGTGAAGGGCGACTGGGCGGACGAGCGCCCGGATGTGCGACCGGGTGGTTGGGCGTTCCAGTATAACAACGCGCATTATCCCGATCTGGACGATACCGCCGTTGTGGTGATGGCAATGGACCGGGCCAAGGGCCGGACGGGGCCGGTTTATGATGAGGCTGTTGCGCGCGGGGTCGAATGGACTGTCGGCCTGCAAAGTCGTGATGGCGGCTGGGGCGCGTTCGATGCCGACAACAGCTATCATTATCTGAACAATATCCCGTTTGCCGATCACGGGGCGCTGCTCGATCCGCCGACGAGCGATGTGAGCGCGCGATGTGTTTCGATGCTGGCCCAATTGGGAGAGCGCGATACGCCCCGGATGAAGGCGGCGCTGGAGTTTCTGGAGAAAGAACAGGCGAACGACGGCAGTTGGTTCGGGCGCTGGGGTGTCAATTATATCTATGGCACATGGTCGGCGCTGTGCGCGCTGAACGCGGCGGGGATCGATCATCAGTCGCCGATGATGCGGGGCGGGGTCGATTGGCTGATGCGCACCCAGAA
This genomic stretch from Sphingomonas paeninsulae harbors:
- the hpnC gene encoding squalene synthase HpnC; protein product: MTADAATSASGKGHKDENFPVASVLLKAEHRAPVMAFYRFARAADDVADNATVDAGERLAVLTEMRATLAGTSDVSSEARALRETLSERGLSPRHGLDLLTAFERDCRVNRCRDWDDLIDYCRYSAMPVGRYVLDVHGESRDCWPASDSLCAALQVINHLQDCGKDYRAIDRVYVPLDTLAKHGAVVRDLGASVATPQLRSVIVALAERTDDLLARSAGFASQIKDRRLAVEVAIIHRLAVSLNNRLKTRDPLSERVHHSKPEALGLAVMAALSQMVGR
- the hpnD gene encoding presqualene diphosphate synthase HpnD, translating into MTATPSLQAQVSGSSFYAGMRVLPKAEREAMYAIYAFCRAVDDIADDEQGSRAERAVALEAWRTDIEALYAGGAPGRAALVTDAVARFGLKKADFLAVIDGMAMDVAGDIRWPSLEILDLYCDRVASAVGRLSVRIFGMDEAPGIELAFHLGRALQLTNILRDIDEDAAIGRVYLPAEPLLAARIVFTTPIEVVNDPRIEGACRELAKLAHRHYEAANAILARRPSGHLIAPRLMAAVYAKILRQMEAASWAAPRERIRVNKAMLLLTVLRLSLLR
- the shc gene encoding squalene--hopene cyclase is translated as MATLIEPTDILGAADACAKRAADALAALQRDDGHWVFELEADATIPAEYVLLKHYLGEPRDAVLEGKIARYLRRIQADHGGWPLFAGGAFDISATVKAYYALKMIGDDVDAAHMTRARTAIRAAGGAEAVNVFTRIQLALFGAGPWRAVPTLPVELILLPRWFPIHLSKMSYWARTVIVPLLVLAAKKPVARNVTGVLVDELYVGRRVRPESKAQGTKRGWTLFFDGLDVVLKGVEPLWPKRLRARAVAACVTFVTERLNGEDGLGAIYPAMANSVMMFDCLGLAENHPDRAIARASLDKLLVVGEDEAYCQPCVSPVWDTALAAHAMMEAGGDDAEARADAALAWLKPLQVLDVKGDWADERPDVRPGGWAFQYNNAHYPDLDDTAVVVMAMDRAKGRTGPVYDEAVARGVEWTVGLQSRDGGWGAFDADNSYHYLNNIPFADHGALLDPPTSDVSARCVSMLAQLGERDTPRMKAALEFLEKEQANDGSWFGRWGVNYIYGTWSALCALNAAGIDHQSPMMRGGVDWLMRTQNADGGWGEDCDSYDLAYKGYTPAPSTASQTGWALLGLMAAGEVDNPAVERGVRYLMATQDDAGLWSQEAYTGGGFPRVFYLRYHGYPAYFPLWAVARYRNLKRSNSAQVAVGM